A window from Osmia lignaria lignaria isolate PbOS001 chromosome 8, iyOsmLign1, whole genome shotgun sequence encodes these proteins:
- the LOC117606502 gene encoding sorting nexin-14 yields the protein MVLSSRDRVQDFYVCNVIIPVFVFLLVLFTLIVFKSIIWALVICCLYVINIFYGLVILQYINLVLVNLNAISDTFNPTFEVKDPCSVCSNNSCKRHKQLPHSAKVKIPKDCDRALEQLLEDLLQKYVCAWYSDFSADEAFVQQLRLATATAAKNIAVRLLRTDVVNVVLCRLVPLILQHAQDWKNLNAKINDTSRLGDQIINYFGHEIHPASYSRKAELNYLRGVVTAIIPHLLPAIHVSTNNKVILREILANWILLPAVDAIADPENINALVMLSTHRDGLVSNSMDAVNVPMLQYWVTISSMPKIAQNYLKPSLDEVLNNPQLLYMFMQHIKETGPMNLFQFCLDIDDLSKRMLNPEMSSNAEDSLYLDIQSMYLTYLDPEGPEYLHLPEDISMGIRRILERSSKKIQELRTSRPFYQAHQEAHALLESTCLPSFHHSYQLYDLLCGQPAPNPVKQSRASVSSGTGNSSSKISNHFPKIDGVLRTTTIDGMPFQDIYQGEEIDYSSRAYNEIKGADDTFSRDLTTWRVNIPHMETGDNQALYVIDVHNVAEGKSWTVLRRDQDFYVLRTRLAEFHGDKELSDSPLPSRKNPHGSYTINRQRYEDFLEKLLSKPVLRSSELLYNFLTMPNFKPYLTNCSTPDIGILYQSMANKLRKEKGQNLDKFMNVFLASTNVKNEYMDVGVEPLGEPSVNESKKVKGRDLLFGVFGDNLNFDPNIRDLSSSSSLERSHVKGASFCTVDAVDRLLNVPPIITRILWMFASSSRAKMDPYVNVLLYNTLAKLLSGGRAAIVVKLLHAKVMGDKSSTKDTSRRNYYENAKKGLYGLLPCWLIGFYKPWTELMDSILDSLQNAALNKHLAYVLLDHILINLFPELTV from the exons ATGGTACTTTCATCCAGGGACAGAGTACAAGATTTTTATGTATGTAATGTAATAATTCCAGTGTTTGTTTTTCTACTagttttatttactttaattgtatttaaaag TATCATCTGGGCACTAGTCATATGTTGTCTCTATGTAATAAATATCTTTTATGGACTggttatattacaatatatcaacTTGGTACTAGTAAACTTAAATGCTATAAGCGATACTTTTAATCCTACCTTTGAAGTGAAAGATCCATGTAGTGTCTGCAGTAACAATAGTTGCAAAAGGCATAAGCAATTACCGCATTCAGCTAAAGTAAAAATACCAAAGGACTGTGACCGTGCTTTGGAACAG CTTCTCGAAGACTTGCTACAAAAGTATGTTTGTGCCTGGTATTCAGACTTTTCTGCGGACGAAGCGTTTGTACAGCAACTTCGTCTGGCTACAGCCACGGCGGCGAAAAACATTGCGGTACGGTTGCTTCGTACAGACGTGGTTAATGTCGTCCTTTGTCGATTGGTACCGTTGATATTGCAACACGCCCAAGATTGGAAGAACCTGAATGCGAAAATAAACGATACTTCTCGTTTAGGAgaccaaataattaattacttcgGTCACGAAATTCACCCAGCCAGTTATTCGCGTAAAGCCGAATTAAACTATCTTAGAGGAGTAGTCACTGCAATTATCCCACATTTACTTCCTGCTATACACGTGTCCACTAACAACAAGGTAATTCTCCGTGAAATCCTAGCTAATTGGATTCTTCTACCAGCGGTGGATGCAATCGCTGATCCAGAAAACATTAACGCATTAGTAATGCTGTCGACACATCGGGACGGTTTAGTTTCTAATTCTATGGACGCAGTGAACGTACCAATGTTACAGTATTGGGTGACAATCTCATCGATGCCAAAGATTGCACAGAATTATTTAAAACCCTCGTTGGACGAGGTGTTAAATAACCCTCAATTGCTGTACATGTTCATGCAACATATCAAAGAAACCGGCCCTATGAATCTCTTTCAATTCTGCTTAGACATCGATGATCTCAGTAAGCGTATGTTAAATCCAGAGATGAGTTCGAACGCTGAAGATAGTTTATACCTTGATATACAAAGTATGTATTTAACGTACCTGGATCCAGAGGGTCCAGAGTATCTGCATCTACCTGAGGATATATCAATGGGTATCCGGCGAATTCTTGAGAGAAGTTCAAAGAAAATTCAGGAGCTGAGGACGTCGCGACCATTTTATCAGGCGCATCAAGAAGCTCATGCGTTATTAGAGTCCACTTGTCTGCCATCTTTTCATCACAGTTACCAGCTGTATGATTTATTGTGCGGGCAGCCAGCTCCCAATCCCGTGAAGCAATCTCGTGCGAGCGTTTCCAGTGGAACCGGAAATTCTTCTTCAAAAATCAGCAACCATTTTCCGAAGATCGATGGGGTGCTACGAACAACGACCATCGATGGAATGCCGTTCCAAGACATCTATCAAGGCGAAGAGATAGACTACTCGTCGCGTGCTTATAACGAGATCAAAGGCGCGGATGATACTTTTTCCAGAGACCTAACGACATGGCGAGTGAATATTCCACACATGGAAACAGGTGATAATCAAGCCCTGTACGTGATCGATGTACACAATGTCGCCGAAGGGAAATCATGGACGGTCTTACGTCGAGATCAAGACTTCTACGTTCTACGAACACGATTAGCGGAATTCCATGGCGATAAAGAATTGAGCGATTCACCTTTGCCTTCGCGAAAAAATCCTCATGGTTCTTACACCATAAATAGACAGAGATACGAAGACTTTCTTGAGAAGCTTCTTTCAAAGCCGGTACTTAGAAGCAGCGAACTACTGTACAATTTCTTAACAATGCCAAATTTCAAGCCTTACCTTACAAACTGTAGCACACCAGATATTGGAATATTGTATCAGAGTATGGCAAACAAATTGAGAAAAGAGAAAGGTCAGAATTTGGACAAATTCATGAATGTCTTCTTGGCATCCACCAATGTTAAGAATGAATACATGGATGTAGGAGTTGAACCCTTAGGTGAACCTAGTGTGAACGAAAGCAAAAAGGTAAAGGGTCGTGATCTTTTGTTTGGAGTGTTCGGGGACAATCTTAATTTCGACCCAAACATCAGGGAtttatcatcttcttcttcgttgGAACGTTCTCACGTTAAGGGTGCATCTTTTTGTACCGTTGACGCAG TGGATCGGTTATTAAACGTGCCACCAATTATCACGCGGATCCTTTGGATGTTTGCCTCGTCATCACGCGCAAAGATGGATCCGTATGTCAACGTTTTGTTGTACAATACATTAGCAAAACTTCTAAGCGGAGGACGCGCAGCGATTGTCGTGAAACTTCTACATGCAAAAGTAATGGGCGATAAAAGTAGCACCAAGGATACGAGTCGTagaaattattatgaaaatgcGAAGAAGGGTTTGTACGGTTTATTGCCCTGTTGGTTGATAGGATTTTATAAACCTTGGACCGAGTTGATGGATTCTATTTTAGATTCGTTACAAAACGCGGCTCTCAATAAACATCTCGCTTATGTACTTCTAGATCACATTTTGATCAATCTATTTCCTGAGCTTACAGTTTAA
- the MICU1 gene encoding mitochondrial calcium uptake 1 isoform X2 — MFINKVIHIIRRNVSCETIKKSNILLLRDYTNNFRYSSKRNFRYFSYEQKLKRNRILLLLFIPCFVTSLIGWKSFSIKGRYFPFVDAAEQITEEESNDEDKQIEEQQDNEKKKKKEKIGFRDRKIIEYENRMRHYSTPDKVFRYFATLQVVNNDIPEIFMTPDDFLRSITPGVKQPDGLGLDKYRRYDPKHIHTKLELALDEDSIFYKLGSAGLITFSDYIFLLTVLSTSRRHFEIAFRMFDFNGDGDVDSEEFGKVATLIRQQTSIGNRHRDHVATGNMFKGVNSALTTYFFGSNMNGKLTIEKFLDFQQQLQKEILSLEFERRHPDENGRISEVDFTELLLAYAGYPDKKKTKIIKTVKKRFKDDSKGIDKDEYLKFFHFLNNINDVDTALTFYHIAGASIDQATLKHVAKTVAHVDLSDHVIQVVYTIFDENLDGQLSNKEFVAVMKNRVLRGLEKPKDTGFVKLIESLAKCLKITYNMHFENYNK, encoded by the exons ATGTTTATCAATAAGGTTATACATATTATAAGACGAAATGTTTCATGTGAAACTATTAAGAAGTCCAATATACTTTTATTAAGAGATTACACTAATAATTTCCGATACTCGTCTAAAAGgaattttagatatttttccTATGAACAGAAGCTGAAGAGAAATCGTATCCTGTTATTGCTTTTTATCCCTTGTTTTGTTACAAGTTTGATCGGCTGGAAAAG TTTCAGTATAAAAGGAAGGTACTTCCCTTTTGTTGATGCAGCTGAACAGATTACTGAAGAGGAATCTAATGACGAAGATAAACAaatagaagaacaacaggataatgaaaagaaaaagaagaaagagaaaattggtttcagagatCGAAAG ATAATAGAGTATGAAAATCGTATGAGGCACTATTCTACTCCGGACAAGGTATTTCGATATTTTGCGACACTACAAGTGGTTAACAACGACATCCCTGAGATCTTCATGACACCCGATGACTTCTTAAGATCTATAACGCCTGGTGTTAAACAACCAGACG gaCTTGGCCTGGACAAATACAGACGCTATGATCCAAAG CATATTCACACGAAATTAGAGTTGGCTTTGGACGAGGACAGCATTTTCTATAAACTTGGAAGTGCAGGCTTAATCACTTTCTCTGATTACATATTTCTGCTTACAGTGTTATCCA CTTCCAGAAGACATTTTGAAATTGCCTTCAGAATGTTTGACTTCAACGGCGATGGTGATGTGGACTCCGAAGAATTCGGTAAAGTTGCTACTTTAATTCGACAACAAACTAGTATTGGTAATCGTCATCGTGATCATGTCGCTACTGGCAATATGTTCAAG GGTGTTAATTCAGCGTTAACTACCTACTTTTTTGGATCCAACATGAATGGGAAGCTGACAATTGAAAAATTCCTTGATTTTCAGCAACAATTACAGAAGGAAATACTTAGCTTGGAG TTTGAACGAAGACATCCTGATGAAAATGGTCGAATAAGTGAAGTAGATTTCACTGAATTATTACTTGCTTATGCCGGATATCCTgacaaaaagaaaacaaagattATAAAAACTGTGAAAAAACG CTTCAAAGACGATTCAAAAGGAATTGATAAAGACGAGTACttgaaattctttcatttcttaaataatattaacgACGTGGATACAGCACTGACGTTTTATCATATTGCAGGAGCATCCATAGATCAAg ctACGTTAAAGCATGTAGCAAAAACAGTGGCACACGTTGACTTGAGCGATCATGTTATACAAGTGGTTTACACGATTTTTGATGAGAACC TGGATGGCCAATTAAGTAACAAAGAATTTGTTGCTGTGATGAAAAACAGAGTTTTGAGAGGATTAGAAAAACCGAAAGACACTGggtttgtaaaattaattgaatcacTAGCTAAGTGCTTAAAGATTACGTATAACatgcattttgaaaattataataaatag
- the MICU1 gene encoding mitochondrial calcium uptake 1 isoform X1: MFINKVIHIIRRNVSCETIKKSNILLLRDYTNNFRYSSKRNFRYFSYEQKLKRNRILLLLFIPCFVTSLIGWKSFSIKGRYFPFVDAAEQITEEESNDEDKQIEEQQDNEKKKKKEKIGFRDRKIIEYENRLRAYSTPDKIFRYFATVKVSHLDYTEVYMTPDDFVRSITPGMRQPDGLGLDKYRRYDPKHIHTKLELALDEDSIFYKLGSAGLITFSDYIFLLTVLSTSRRHFEIAFRMFDFNGDGDVDSEEFGKVATLIRQQTSIGNRHRDHVATGNMFKGVNSALTTYFFGSNMNGKLTIEKFLDFQQQLQKEILSLEFERRHPDENGRISEVDFTELLLAYAGYPDKKKTKIIKTVKKRFKDDSKGIDKDEYLKFFHFLNNINDVDTALTFYHIAGASIDQATLKHVAKTVAHVDLSDHVIQVVYTIFDENLDGQLSNKEFVAVMKNRVLRGLEKPKDTGFVKLIESLAKCLKITYNMHFENYNK; this comes from the exons ATGTTTATCAATAAGGTTATACATATTATAAGACGAAATGTTTCATGTGAAACTATTAAGAAGTCCAATATACTTTTATTAAGAGATTACACTAATAATTTCCGATACTCGTCTAAAAGgaattttagatatttttccTATGAACAGAAGCTGAAGAGAAATCGTATCCTGTTATTGCTTTTTATCCCTTGTTTTGTTACAAGTTTGATCGGCTGGAAAAG TTTCAGTATAAAAGGAAGGTACTTCCCTTTTGTTGATGCAGCTGAACAGATTACTGAAGAGGAATCTAATGACGAAGATAAACAaatagaagaacaacaggataatgaaaagaaaaagaagaaagagaaaattggtttcagagatCGAAAG ATTATAGAATACGAAAATCGTTTAAGGGCATATTCAACTCCAGATAAAATTTTTCGTTATTTTGCAACCGTAAAAGTGTCGCACCTAGACTATACCGAAGTTTATATGACGCCTGATGACTTTGTGAGATCAATTACTCCAGGCATGAGACAACCAGAtg gaCTTGGCCTGGACAAATACAGACGCTATGATCCAAAG CATATTCACACGAAATTAGAGTTGGCTTTGGACGAGGACAGCATTTTCTATAAACTTGGAAGTGCAGGCTTAATCACTTTCTCTGATTACATATTTCTGCTTACAGTGTTATCCA CTTCCAGAAGACATTTTGAAATTGCCTTCAGAATGTTTGACTTCAACGGCGATGGTGATGTGGACTCCGAAGAATTCGGTAAAGTTGCTACTTTAATTCGACAACAAACTAGTATTGGTAATCGTCATCGTGATCATGTCGCTACTGGCAATATGTTCAAG GGTGTTAATTCAGCGTTAACTACCTACTTTTTTGGATCCAACATGAATGGGAAGCTGACAATTGAAAAATTCCTTGATTTTCAGCAACAATTACAGAAGGAAATACTTAGCTTGGAG TTTGAACGAAGACATCCTGATGAAAATGGTCGAATAAGTGAAGTAGATTTCACTGAATTATTACTTGCTTATGCCGGATATCCTgacaaaaagaaaacaaagattATAAAAACTGTGAAAAAACG CTTCAAAGACGATTCAAAAGGAATTGATAAAGACGAGTACttgaaattctttcatttcttaaataatattaacgACGTGGATACAGCACTGACGTTTTATCATATTGCAGGAGCATCCATAGATCAAg ctACGTTAAAGCATGTAGCAAAAACAGTGGCACACGTTGACTTGAGCGATCATGTTATACAAGTGGTTTACACGATTTTTGATGAGAACC TGGATGGCCAATTAAGTAACAAAGAATTTGTTGCTGTGATGAAAAACAGAGTTTTGAGAGGATTAGAAAAACCGAAAGACACTGggtttgtaaaattaattgaatcacTAGCTAAGTGCTTAAAGATTACGTATAACatgcattttgaaaattataataaatag
- the LOC117606620 gene encoding uncharacterized protein LOC117606620: protein MEHQKNNKLQFGYVCENPMQWEQRFEEKDLAENRHRGKVKWGNIDGSYGEHYWDLNHK, encoded by the exons ATGGAGCATCAAAAGAATAATAAACTACAATTTGGCTACGTTTGTGAAAATCCAATGCAATGGGAACAGAGGTTCGAGGAAAAGGATCTTGCGGAAAATCGACATCGTGGAAAG gtGAAATGGGGAAACATTGATGGTAGCTACGGTGAACACTATTGGGACTTGAATCATAAATGA